The DNA sequence aatgtttttctaatattaaaatatggtaatgcgtttttgattaattttaaatcatatttttcatattttatttttcttcgcTTGTAAGgagaaatatattatttgtacagGAACAAAATACGCCAGAGTTAGAGCCGAGAGAAATTACGTGATATCacctgtttttgtttttaagtaGAATACATTATAACTAAGAAAAAGATATTGTTTAATTTTCCATATTTGTATAGGGGTAAAATAAGTTAGTTAGAGTTGAGAAAGTTATATGatgttttgtgtttgttttcaaGCAAAATACGTTATAGTCGGGGAAAAATCGtttatctctttttttcttaaaaatggaggaaaatataatttgaacaTGACAAAAAATATGTCGTCAAAGCAAACTAATTTTAGTATTGATGTTAACTTTTATAATTACAAATCACTACTATAttggcttattataatatatattatatattattatattataataatttcatataaCTCTTGTTAACTTAACGTGTTCTATcataatacaaataattattacataataatttttaactctaatttcttacacgacaaatatcttttttcatacaCGTGAGAATACACAGGTTatcacgggttaaaggctagatGATATAATGTtcaactttttaaaatattgataacaACTAATTTTATAATACTGTAATTATTAATTGTCAtgagaatttatcaaaaatatcacatttttcaactttttttgcGACTTTACTATCTTTtgacaaaattacaaaaatactaacttttcaaaaaatattttcaaaaacacGGTATGCAACCAGAtgcaattttaattaattggtCCCCATGGGTTGCGAGTATGGTTACATCTAGTTGCGAATATGGTTGCATACaacatttttgcaaatattttcaaaaatttgatatttttacaaaatatttaaatataacgTAGTATTTTGCAAAAACAATTTTGACTtagatatttatgaaaaaacacctaaaataaattacaaatttaattccttttccttaaaaaaaacacTAGTATAGTGTTTAATTAAAGATGACGTGAAAAGAGTGTTCTGTCACTTCCGTGTAGTCGGTCTCCATGTACAAGTCAATAAATTAGGGTGCCGTGAGTCGCAATTGTACAGCTATCAGATAGACAGAGTTGTTATAACTACTGCACAAGACTGATTTTCTTCTTCATCTGCGCGAAACAAAAAGGTATTAGCATCCTATTTTGTGTGTACTAGGGTTTTGTTTTGTTGATATTCAATCGTGATGCTATTAGTTTTTAACTAGAAATTCATCATCACTTTTTACCATACGACTTTGTTTAATGTTTGATTCATTAGTTCATTGTAATTTGATATTGTAGAGATGAATTTTGTTATGcttattatatgtatatgtttccATGTGTATATGCGCCACTTGTTAATTCTGGAACTAAATTATTATAAGTAGCTGACGTACGGTCAGCGGAGAGTATGTAAAACTGAAGAGTGTTGTTTCTGATGATAATACATGTTTCCGTTGTATCTTCACAGTCTACGGTCAAACGAGAACTAAAAAAAGGTTTAATTCAGTCTTTTGTAGTCTTTGGTAAATGTGATGTCGGGTTTCCCCAACCTTAAACATTACtacagtagaaactctttaaattaatactcagtaaattaataaactctctaaaataataaatttgtccggtcccgacttgggccaatgtaaaaaattgaaaaactcgataaaataataagataataatttttcgggagatccctttataattttcggtcccaataaaatcataaattaataattcacagaaactgaaaaaaatatattatactctattaaaatatattacatttactATACAGTACTTCAAAAGTCATTATTGATTTCTTATACATTTGAACACAGTAGTTGCTAATTTAAGTTGTCATTATTGATTTCCAATAAATATGAACAGAgtagttactaatttacatTGAGTCTCAAGGTTCGCTGTAAGTTAATTCTAAGAGGTATAGACTAATTTGTCTTTTTGTTTGGTATGTACGGTGTAATcggttaaaaactctttaaattaataattattaatttatcgataaattaataactctctaaattaataaatttctccggtcccgacattattaatttatagagtttttactgtACTTACTAGTCGAGGTTTAGGAGTTCTATCATATTATGGTGGGTTGCGGTTGTGATGTTTATGTTGGTTATATGCTTTTTGCTTTTAAAATCTGACTTGTTGATTGGATCCTGGTGATTTTTGGAGACAGATGGAACAGTCAGTATTATCTCTTGCATTTAAAGGTTCTGTTATTGATGCAATTTTGGAGGccaaaaggaagaaaaagctTTTCGTAGTTTACGTATCAGGTATATgcattgtatataatttatagtCATCTGTTTAGTACTAATTAGAACCGATTTGTAGGTTGTCTATGACGATAACGTACTTCTTTTCTAGAATAGGTGAAACATACCTATCTTGTGGATTGCTTGATATGCATCAACATGAtttcatttgtttattttttcttgtatcAACTTCTATGTTACTTCTATTTTGCATGTATCAGTATTCAATATGTTTGTAAAAGTATTCTGTAATGATATTCAAATTAGTGAAACAAGAACTCTAGAAGGAGAAAAGAAACTAACTGGTCGGTGCAACAGCTGCACAGACCGACCATTAGCTAATTGACTTGGAGTTATGTCAGGCCTTCTACGGTATTGGGAGAAAATTTAGAAGCCCTTTTAAAATGATACTTAAAAACAAGATGAGAAATTTAGTTGGAAACTCTGAGATGAGGGATGTTCTAATAGACATGAACATAATAACTAATGCAGATATTGAGTAATTACAATACAACAGTAGGTTTAAACGAGCAAAACGCTCCAATGCACTAGGAAACAATTTGCAGAATCCAATTTACCCACTCCACTTTCCTTCTAACTCTTATGAAACAATACTGCTAATCCTAATATACCAAGTGATTCTGGATACTATATGTGCTTCCGAGAATAATTTTCCCTTGCTTGTAAAGTATCCAAGGAGCTAGGTTTCACAAAGGTCCAAAACCGGACCGGACGGAGGACTGAATTTTATGAATTCATGGACCAGGGACCGAACCTATCATTTTTGGTCTTTGGACTGTaccataaaaaataaaaccGGACCAGAACTGGACCGATATGGACCagttaattgatatttttagattttttttttaaattttacttttgTATTATTtgaatcttaaaatataaaaattactttttagaTTAATATAGATTAAGGAATACTACACATCTGAttccttttaaaaaatataaaacaaatttgtAAGCATATGAGCTTCAATTACTAATATAAGAAgtattaaatatattcatttaacTTATTGTATTCATcattattaatcaaataatttattcccTTAATGTGGATTACTAAAAAATGACGGAAATCAATTTTTTCATCACTAAGATATGTAAATTAAGGAgtgaaataatgaaaatatataatatataaaatgtggttcggtccggtttttaCCAGGTTTGGACCGTAGTGAAGaccagtttctttgatattgaGGATTGTTAGTCCAGTCTTGGACTGATAGACCTGATCGGGTCCAATCTACAGGTCCATCTTGGAATGTTGTTGCAGCCTCCTGCATTGGTGTTCTTGCTAAAAAATTGCAGAATTCACTTTGTTATCCTCAATGTGGTTTTAATTGGTCCGTGTCGATGTTTAATCTATTGAACTTGTCTCACTACTTTGACAGGTTTAAGATTAGGTTTTCTAATCTTCTCATATTTAGCGTCATTGACTTTCAAACATACCAATTATGTATGTCTGAGGTACCCTTGTGCACTAGCAAAGATTTATGAAGCAGTAGGACTTTTCTTGGTGAACTTGTATGAACTGTAGGTTGCTTtgtattgacattttttttaattatacccGACTCAAATGAACAAAACATCATGCCATAAATCATAATCTAGTATATATACATAGGCTAGTGATCAGATACAAACCACTATATACAAACCTTAGTTagaaaccaagagaaactatcCTATATGATATATCCCACCCAATCCACTCAATCCACCTTGGGTCCACTAAAGCCTCATCAAGGCTCCGAACAGGCCTCCCAAGGCCCACTTTGGGATCCATCCTCCAGGTCCACAAGCCTTCTTATTCTCTTAATAGCGATGGTTtctatattagtttttatttagtGGTTTCCGTTAGAGTAAGactctatatacatatatgtattattaaGGGGTATAGTTTAAATTATGTCATAGATTGTTTAAGTAttaatcttatttttcttgatgctatttttttaatccaaatttGTCGAGAGAATGTTTACACAACGAAAAATCTTCAGGTAACAATCCAGAATCAAGTAATCTTGAGAAGTCTACATGGCTGGACTTAAGTGTATGATTTCTTTGTTTCCTTTTTCTCATTTAAATTGATGTAATGTTGTTTAACTTTCTCCTTCTCCCCCCCTTAACTTGTGGTCAAATATATTCAGCTTGCAGAGGTGTTCTCAAAGTACTGCATTTTGTTGCAAATTTCAGAAGAAAGTGCTGATGCCGCTAACCTGTCTGCAATATGTATCCTTTTTTCTACTATCTTTATGAACTGTAATAGGGGTGGCAAGTACTGCACATTATTGAGTTTACATGTGGCTAATAAGCAATTTAAATGTATGTCCTTCGTGCGCAATGCTATCAATAGATTCTATGCTTTCTCTAATCATGATATAATTTGGCATCCTTGTGTTACTTCTTTTGCTGATTTATTGGCTCTACAATACATGACATGCTTCTCTGAACTATATAGTTTCTCAAATTGTTTTATATAACATGTATTGCCCATGTAAGGAGTATGACTTTTACTACATCTGATATTTTGATACAAACAATGCATACAAAACCACCCATAACTACTAGAAGAAGCTTGTGCTTGTCCGTATGTGAAATAGACAGGCAAACTATTATCTGCGCCTTTTGATGCAGGACATAATACTAGTACTTTAATGAAAATAAGGATAGACCAAGATGATTAATCTTCACAACAATTATCAGACAAAAAAAGTAGGTGAGCTTTGCAGAAAATGTAATTATGACTACGGTATAGTTCAATTATGAGCTAATTGGCTAATGTGTACAAGTACAGATGTTGAGGAAACAGAGAGAAATTACAGATAGAACAGCAATTGCAGCAACTGTGAGTCTGTGACTACTTTAGTTCGAGCTCATGAGCTAATGAGCCAGTGTGTGCAGGCACATAAATTGGAACCAGAGAAATCACATATACGAGAATTCGGCACAGTGATCATGGCAAATTCACATATTTAAGTAGATTTTGATGAGAGACTAATTTGTTTGTGGTTTTTTGTAAGATAAATGGAACTAGAGTAGGTTGAAAGGAGTGCTCTAGATCATCTCGAAGAAGGATCAGATTGCTCAAACAtgaaaatttagaaatttttcGGAATTTAACACAACTGAGCATTGACACCAAATTTTCCATAATTCTGCTCAATTGTTGTAGCAGTTGCGCTATAAAAAGCAATACAAGCAAATTTAACTGAACTTGAGCTTAATCTATGAGGCTGAAATGTAATTATGAATTTCCGGAATCTGACGAATTTGATGAACAGAAGTTAAAGGGATGAAGTAGTTTGGGACCTTTGGGTGAGGTAGCGAGTTCCGGTATTAAATTTGTCTGGAACAGAATTTATAGTAAATAACTAGAGGGGTAGAGATCAGATTTAGAGGCAGAAAATTTCAGGAATTAGTTTAGTAGTTCTCTAGTATGAGGTAACAGTATTAGAAAAGGGAAACAGATCCATTTACTGTTCTGGAGTTTGTTACAGAGTTCATGGTTATATATAGTTTTTAAGCCATGTACTTTCagattatgttgaatatatgaGATGGAACAATTTCCATCAATTCTCTTTGTCACTCTATAACTTATATTAACTCTCTCTTTCTAGGGTTTCTAACCCCATTCTATGTCTGCTCAATCTCTGTCTTTTCAGTCTCTTATCTCTTTTCACTTCTCTCTGGATTATCTcttaactctctctctccccctccctccctctctctctggtGTTTGTTACAACTAGAAGACTTTATTTAGGTACAGTAGAAGCTATACGATAAGTTTACTAAGATTGACATGCTTCCACTTATGAAGTTAGACTTTGTTGACTATGTTTTGAGTTTTCCTGGCTAGAAAATTCTATTGTTCAATAGGTAATTACAGATTAATATTCCTTGATGAACCACTGCTATATGTAGCTTCAAACAGAAAATGCAAGTAGTCATTATTTTACAACTCTATTTGTGAATTAAATCAACAATGTAGCCTTACATAAATTGTACAGACCCACAGAAATGTTCTCCCTGTATAACAGTTATTGGATACAATGGTCTACAACTGTGGCAAAATGGTATGGCATGTTATTTTGACTTGAACTTCTTCTGTTTGTTTTATATCATAGTGGAGTATGGCAAACTTTTTATTCTTCTTTACAGAGGGTTTTTGCACTGCTGAAGTCTTAACATCCAGTCTTGAGAAGGCATGGTTAAATCTTCATCTTCAGGTAGATATATGATTATTGAGGCTTACTCTGGTGTCCTGTAATCAGACATAACTTTTAGACTGTTGGCAATGCTACTCATAATATCTATTTAAGTCATTCTTagatttggataccaaataccTTGTTTGTAAATTGTATTTAAATTGTTCTCAATTAAGTACAACTTACCtgcaatttataattattaaaaaacatatttgagATGGGTAATTGTGCAAGCATCAATGAGCAATATTACAGTAAAGCATCCAAACTACCAAAAATACAATACATGCCAACAAAGTGCAAAATATTCTATATTAATTGCATGAGTGTGTTTAGAATTTTTACAAATACTAAACAAATGCATCATTTGCCAACAACCTTGTGTCCTTGGAGCGTCAAAGCTTTTGTGAAGACATCAACTGCTTGAAGATTAGTCAAGGAAGTTTGATAACACTACGAGTAAATgaatctataatatatataatataatggcAATTGACTTTGTTCATGATATTCCGGATTTGCATGAATGACACTATTACAAAAACCTACCTTTTTTGTCTGGCACTCTGTCTTTCTTAATTATTTTCCACAGAAGCTCTACTGTTCAAGGAGAAGATATGATCTATGTTCGCGTGTTGTCTCTATTAATGTGTGTTACGAGTTTGTGATGATCCACTTTAATCCacttttttcttttgctaaatCACTTTAATCCACTTTAACTGTTAGATTATAAAGATCCACTCTTGCAAGTGTTTACACACATAGATGTATCTATATATTGTAATTATGTGTATTTGTTGGTATTTCGGAgttaatatgtatattattttactttagATTTATGTTAATTATTAAGTGCACTATATACGTGCCATTGTTGTTTTCCAAGACTTAATTTACTTGCTTagaaataatatagatatatataattttaaagtatatgtactttcattattattaatttatctacTAGTTGACGATTACTCGACTAGTCGGACCTCTGTCGACTCGACTCGCCTTGACTTACTGTCGCGACGGACccaattaaatatcaaatatatgctTTCAACATGAAGATCGCGAGGTGATTGCATGAATTTGCTAGCTACTATGTCACTCTGACTCTTCTTTTTAGGTAGTTGTACCCGTGTCCGACTCTTAGACACTAAGACACAACACTTATTCCGTGTCGGATCTTTTGACTACAATGTAAATACCTGATTAAGTAGACCATTTAGTTGAATATACAAAGCAAAGCAGAAAAAAGCAAAAAAGGAAGaagtaaaacaaaaaaaagcaCAGGAGATCCCTAATTTGCAATATTCCTTACAACTATGCGAACTTAATAGTTACATTTTTTTAAGGTATCTACGTACAATGCTTGTTTATTAATGTATTATGCCATGTTCCCGTACCCTTGTCCAGAAAATAGTACAGTTTTCCTGTGTCCCAAATTTAAAGTTTTTTGGAGTTCGACACTCGGATATTAGACACTTCATACCAGAGTCAGAGTAACATAGGCTAGCTATATGAACTAGAGAAGCCTTAAAGTAGTCAGGTAGATAAGGCTACCACCTAATTGTCTGTATTAATAAATAAGGTTTATGCAGAAGATCATTTTCATCTTCTCGATATTTGACATTCAACTCTATTGGTATATCAGCAGTAACCTTCCTAATACCAGTTAACTCAATAAGATCTTTGAAGTATTTATGCTGAAATAATAATACTCCTTGATAAGGAGAATTAGATTTGAAATGTAGTTTGATCTGATATAGTTTGTGAAGGTGAAATTAGTAGTATATATAATTACGTATCtagataattaaatattaaacataactTCATCCTAACTTGGACACGCCATCTCGCTCCCTCCTaaagataattaaatattaaacataactTAATCCTAAGTTCCTAACTTAGACACTCTTTGTTGTGGACATTATTTACTTTTCTTGTAAAATCTTTTGTCATTTTCCAACCTTACTGCACAATCTACTATTGCCTGATGGAGGTCATATAATATTCCCTCTCACCCTTTTTGTTGGATGTGTTGTGTCCCAGTGGTGAATTGGTCTGTGTTCATACTGACTACTACATATATTAGGACTGACCCTAGAAAATTGTATGCATCCTTAGCTGATCCTTGGGTTTGAAATGTAGTTTGATCAGATTTATATGATGTGAAGattgattttttgtatttttgtcaTATGAACattcttcttcaattttttaAGGCAGATAATATTTAGATATTATGCAAAATGAATCAGCAAAGCCTATCTATATTAAGTAGTTTCTTTGTTTACATCTGGACAAGGAATCTAAGTTGGTGTGTAGTAGTCTTTGTTACAAAAATATAGTGAAAACTTGAGATATGAATAGCTAGAAGTTCGAAGGTAACTTATAATctgtattattttcttttttccatCATTAATGTGACCATGTCATTAGAACCTTGCACAGTTAAAAGTTATGACTCATCATTCATAGTACATCACTGTCTACCACTATTAGTTTTAATTTCCATTACTTGCTCCCCGATAACTATGATTGCTATTATTTTGTTGTACTCGACATGAAATTATGTTGTAATTCTTAATGCAGGAGACAGCAGCTGGTGTCTTGACTGCAGCACTTGCCGCACAGAAAACTGAACTACCTGTTCAGGGAAATTCTGGTTACAATTTACTTGGTCAAGGAACTTCCTCAACTTCAGATACTCCATCAACTTTGATGGATAATCACATCCCTTACCAGGATGTCAGAACtcacaataattttaatacagTAGATAAAAAGGAGCATCTTCCTGTCAAGGTGATTTTTAGCTATAGTATTTAGGATCCCAAATATCTATGAACGTAATAACCaactttttctttgtttatgtGGACAGAAAGTCAATCTCGAGGTGGGTGATAACTTATACCCGGAACCAGTAAATGATCCTGGACGTGCTAATGCTGAACAGGCTTCTTCTTCAAATGTGAATGAATCACTTGATCCGGAACCAGAAAATATCATCAATGACGACATTGGATGTCGTCCTGTTCAGGAGACAAACTTGATTAGTCTACGATCAGAGGGTAAAAGGGTC is a window from the Daucus carota subsp. sativus chromosome 8, DH1 v3.0, whole genome shotgun sequence genome containing:
- the LOC108199796 gene encoding plant UBX domain-containing protein 11; protein product: MEQSVLSLAFKGSVIDAILEAKRKKKLFVVYVSGNNPESSNLEKSTWLDLSLAEVFSKYCILLQISEESADAANLSAIYPQKCSPCITVIGYNGLQLWQNEGFCTAEVLTSSLEKAWLNLHLQETAAGVLTAALAAQKTELPVQGNSGYNLLGQGTSSTSDTPSTLMDNHIPYQDVRTHNNFNTVDKKEHLPVKKVNLEVGDNLYPEPVNDPGRANAEQASSSNVNESLDPEPENIINDDIGCRPVQETNLISLRSEGKRVASTSVDRESKSAVQGESSSDNKNDDRDFSLDKSDVHLNIRLPDCTSLQEKFSLTSTLREVKNYVDKKQDISLPSYDLAIPYPRKVFGNEDLDKTFLELGLFDRQALILIPHSKFGGYPKEGSIFRNQTSEINNTGSSSGSSEGYFSSLRRIISYMNPFSYIGRGTNSPSSVLEPQSSTWQYRPSATPQNSLRNAGPNQHASSASNGNRNRPTFSGFGSNIHTLKHDEDDNKTRDKNAFWNGNSTQYGGDSDGK